The Brevibacterium atlanticum genome segment GTCGGCCAGGCAGGGACGTCCCTCGGGATCGCTCATGGTCGAGACGACTCCGGCCGGCTTGTTGAGCACGAGGTAGACCTTCTTCGTCTGTGTCGAAATTCTCACCGCATCGACGTACACGGACTGCGCCTCGGGATCGATCCGGGTGCCCAGTTCGGTCACGATCGACCCGTCGACCTCGACCCGACCGTCGGTGATGAGCTGCTCGCAGGCACGACGCGAACCCAGCCCCGCCTCGGCGAGCACCTTCTGCAGCCGCACACCCCCGCTGACATGGGCATCCGATGCCTGACCCGAGCCGGAAGCACCCCGGTTGGAGGGCTTCGAAGAGGTCGATGCGCGCTGTTTTCGGCTCGGTCGGTTCTGGCGCCCGCCGGGCGCACGAGGATCACGGTAGGGACTCATAGGACCATTCTCTCAAATCAATCGTCGGCTCGTGACATCTCAGCCCGCTCAGCCGGAAGATCGTCCCCGGTGTCCTCGGCTATGCCTGTGTCCTGCGCGTTGGAGATGGCCGGGAGATCGTCGAGATCACTGTCGATCTCAGCGAGGACTTCGGTGTCCTCGGCCCCGAGTTCGGCGACGTCGGCGTCCTCGGGCAGGTACGGGGCGATGTCCGGCAGGTCGTCGATCGAGTTCATACCCATCGTGTCGAGGAACTGCGGGGTGGTCGCATAGAGCAGCGCCGAGGTGGACGCCTCCTTTCCGGCTTCGACGATGAGTCCGCGCAGCAGCAGGGTGCGGATGACACCGTCGACGCTGACTCCGCGGATCGCGGCGATCCGCGGGCGTGAGATCGGCTGCCGGTAGGCGATGACGGCCAGAGTCTCGAGGGCGGCTTGGGAGAGTTTCGCGCTCTGTCCGGAGGTGAGGAAGTCCTTGACCACCTCGTGGTAGTCCCCGCGGGAGAAGATGCGGAAACCCCCGGCGACGTGGCGGATCTCGAAGCCGCGCTGCCGGTGGTTCTCGTCCCCGTCGTAGTCGGCCTTGAGTTCGGCGATCGCCTCAAGCACGGTGTCCTCGTCGAGGCCGAGGGAGGTGGCGAGCTCATCGGCGGTGACCGCCGAGTCGGTGATCATGAGCACTGCCTCGATGCCGGCGAGGACCTCGTCGTCGATCATGCGTCATCTCCCTCATCGTCGTCTGCATCATGTGCACCGTCCCCGTCTTCGTCGCCGCTCCAGTCGCCCTCGGTGCGCAGGTCGACGCCGTCCTCGCTCATCTCGGTGCGGTGGATGAGCAGGCGCCCCAGCGGTTCGGCCTGGTCGAAGTCGCAGAGCCCGACCTTGAACAGTTCGAGCAGGGCGAGGAAGCGGGCAACGACGACCAGGGTGTTCTCGGACGTCTCCAGCAGGTCAGTGAAGTCGACCTCTCCGACTCGCAGGAGCCCGAGGATGTGCCCGCGCTGCTCGGACACGCTGACCAGCGGCAGGTGGATGTGGTCGACGGCGACGCTCGGTGGGGTGTGGTCGCGCTGCAGCACGGTCGCGAAGATCCCGGCGAGCTCGCCCGGACCGATGTTGAGTTCGAGCGGGGGCAGCACGTCCTGGAACTCGGCTTCGAGTCCGACGTCGCGTGGTGCCCGGATCGATCCGGCGGCCATCGCCTCGGCGAGGTAACCGGACACCGACTTGTACGCCTTGTACTGCAGCAGACGGGCGAAGAGGAGGTCGCGGGCCTCGAGGAGTTCGAGGTCGAGGACCTCTTCGCCCTCTTCATGCGGCAGCAGCCTGGCGACCTTGAGGTCGAGCAGGGTCGCTGCGACGAGGAGGAACTGCGAGATCTCCGCGAGGTTCGCCCGGTCCTTGAGTTCGGTGGTGTAGGCGAGGAATTCGTCGGTGACCTCGGCCAAGGCGATCTCCGTGACGTCGAGGCGCCGCTTCGAGATCAGCCCGAGCAGGAGGTCGAAGGGCCCCGAGAAGTTCTCGAGCGAAACCTGGAAGCCCTGGGTGGGAGCCTCGGCGGCATCTCCGTCGACGGCCGCATCACTCTCTGGTGAGACGACCTCACTGCCTGCTGTGACGACGTCGTTCAGGGTGCGCCTCCGCGGGCGATGAGCTCCCTGGCCAGACGCCGGTAGGCCTCGGAGCCCGCATGTTTGGGCGCGAAGCTCGTGATCGGTTCGGCGGCGACGGAGGCGTCGGGGAACTTCACGGTGCGGTTGATGACGGTTTCGAAGACCTTGTCGCCGAAGGCCTCGGTGACCCTCGACATGACCTCCTTCGAGTGCAGGGTCCGCGAGTCGAACATCGTCGCGAGGATCCCGTCGATCTCGAGCGAGGGATTGAGCCGGTCCTGGACCTTCTCGATCGTCTCGACGAGCAGTGCCACGCCGCGCAGGGCGAAGAACTCCGTCTCAAGCGGAATGACCACGCCGTGGGCGGCGGTGAGCGCGTTGACGGTGAGCAGGCCGAGCGAGGGCTGGCAGTCGATGAGGATGACGTCGTATTCGTCGGCGACCTTCTGCAGCGCCCGGGCGAGCACCTGCTCGCGGGCGACCTCACCGACGAGCTGGACCTCGGCGGCGGAGAGGTCGATGTTCGCCGGCAGGATGTCGATGTCCTCGAAGTCCGTTTCGACGATGACCTCATGCGGATCGAGCCGCGGGTTCATCAGCAGGTTGTACACGCTGATGTCGAGGTCATACGGGTTGAGCCCGAGACCCACCGACAGTGCACCCTGCGGGTCGAAGTCGACGAGCAGCATCTTCCGGCCGTACGCGGCCAGGGACGCGCCGAGGTTGATCGACGACGTCGTCTTCCCGACACCGCCCTTCTGGTTGACCATGGCGATGATGCGGGCGGGCCCATGCGAATCCAGCGGGGCCGGCTCCGGGAAATCCTGCGGCTCTTCCGCGGTCCTCTGCTGGGGAATGTCCAACGCCTCTTGCGTATTCATCACTCGGACGGCCACCTTTCGTTGCTCTTGTTCCAACCCTACCGCGCCCGGGGGTGCGAGGTCGCGTACACTTCCCGCAGTGTCTCCTCAGAGACCTTCGTATAGATCTGCGTCGTCGTCACCGAGGCGTGCCCGAGCAGCTCCTGGACGACGCGGATGTCTGCCCCGCCCTCGAGCAGATGCGTGGCGAAGGAGTGTCTGAATGTGTGTGGGGAGACCTCCCCGCCGATCTTCGCCGCCTCGGCCGCGTCCTTGACGATCTGCCACGCCGAGACCCGGGAGAGTCGGGTTCCCCGCGCGTTGAGGAACAGCGCACCTGCGGAAGACGACTTCGCCTTCGCCGCCATCGACGGTCGCACTCGGGAGACCCAGGCGCCCACAGCGCGGGCCGCATGCGAACCGAAGGGCACGATCCTCTCCTTCCCGCCCTTGCCGTAGAGGCGGACGAGCCCGGAGTCGAGATCGACATCGTCGAGGTCGACCCCGACCGCCTCCGAGATGCGGGCTCCCGTGGCGTAGAGGAGTTCGAGGAGGGCGGCGGCCCGGATCTGTGTCGGCTCCTCCCCTGCCGTGGTCGCGAGCATCGCCTCGATGTCGTCGAGGCCGAGTGCCTTGGGCAGTCGCAGTCCTTCCTGCGGCGGGCTGACTTCGGAGGCCGGATCGGTGGGTGTGAGGTTCTCCGCGACGGCGAAGGTGTGGAAGCGCCGCACCGCCACGAGTGCTCGTGCCCGACTGCGCGGTGCGAGCCCCGAATCGAGCAGATGCAGTGCGTAGCCTTCGACCGTGGCCCGTTCCACCTCGCCGAGGCTGCCGATCCCCTCCTCGGTCAGCCAGGTTCCGTACCGGGCGAGGTCCCGGGCGTAGGCGTCGATGGAGTTCCGCGACAGGCCCCGTTCGAAGCGCAGGGAGTTCAGGTACGACTCGAATCCGCGGCGCAGCCCCTCGGGCAGATCGCCTGGCAGCAGTTCGGCCCCGTGCCGAGCCACGGTGTATCAGTCCTCGCCGGGGCGGGCGGGCCCGGTCGTGTCGACCTCGGCTCCACGGCCGAACTCGGGACGTCCGTCGACGAGGAGCCTGGGCGCGTCGACGGCGCGCAGCTGCACGGGAGTGCCGGTCGCCTCGGCGCGGAGGATCCGGGAGACCTGAAGGATCGCCAGTTGGGCGATCGCGTTCGTGATCCGCCCCGCGACGACGGCCTCGAGGGCATCGTCGATGCTCACCCAGCGGAACCGGAATCCGGCTTCCTCCTCGCTGCGCTGATGCCGGTCGGCCTCGGGCACGTCGTGAAGGCCGCGGGCGAGGTAGAGGCGCAGTGTCTCGCTGCTGCCGCCGGGGGTCAGGCAGGAGTCGCTCAGTACCTGCCAGTGATCGGCGGTGAGGTCGGCTTCCTCGACGAGTTCGCGCTTGGCCGCGTCCCACGGGTCCTCGCCGGGGACGTCGAGGAGTCCGGCCGGGACCTCCCACAGCCGCGCCCGCACGGGGTGGCGGTACTGCTGCACGAGCAGGATCCTCTGCTCATCGTCGACGACGGCCACGCCGACGGCACCGGTGTGGGCCATGAGGTCGCGGACGAGTCCGGGCGCTTCGGGCAGGTCGAAGGTCTCGCGGCGGATGTCCCAGACGGCACCGTGGTAGGCGATCTCGGATGCGGTGATGGCAGGGTCATACGGTTCGTCGTGCAGTTCGCTCATCTGCTGCCTCCAAGCAGGGGTTATCGGCCAAAGTATGTGCATTGAGACGGCGAATGCCGCCGGCGCACTCGCCGACGGCATTCCCATCCATCTCTCCGGTCAGCGACCCGAGAGCACCGGTCATCGATCGGGCGCCGAGTCTCCGGTGTCATGTCGTGGACTCTCGGCCTCTCACTGACGCTCGAGCGCGGCGGCCACGAGGCCGGCGAACAGCGGGTGCGGTGAGGTCGGACGCGACTTCAGCTCGGGGTGAGCCTGCGTCGAGACGTAGAAGGGGTGCGTCTCCTGGTTCAGTTCGACGAACTCCACGAGCTCACCGTTGGGTGAGGTGCCGGAGAAGGTCAGCCCCGCCTCGGCGAGCTCATCGCGGTAGGTGTTGTTGACCTCGTAGCGGTGACGGTGGCGTTCACTGATCGTCGTGTCGCCGTAGACGCCGGCGACGACGCTGCCTTCGACCAGCTTCGCCTCATAGGTGCCCAGGCGCATGGTGCCGCCGAGGTCGCCTTCGCCCTCGACGATGGAGAGCTGTTCGGCCATGGTCGCGATGACTGGCACGGTCGTCTCCGGGTCGAACTCGGAGGAGGAGGCGCCCTCGATGCCGGCGACGTTGCGCGCGTATTCGACGACCATGCACTGCAGTCCCAGGCACAGGCCCAGTGTCGGGATGCCGTGGGTGCGGGTGTATTCGAGCGCGCCGAGCTTGCCTTCGATGCCGCGGATGCCGAAGCCGCCGGGCACACAGATCGCGTCGAGACCGGCCAGGGCCTTCTTCGCACCGGCGGGAGTGTCGCACTCATCGGACTGGATCCACCGGACCTTGACCTTCGCGTCGTTGGCGAAGCCGCCGTGGCGCAGGGCCTCGGTCACCGACAGGTAGGCGTCGGGCAGGTCGATGTATTTGCCGACGATGCCGATCGTGACCTCACGGGACGGATTGTGCACACGTTCGAGTACCCAGTCCCACTTCGTCCAATCGACGTCGCGGAAGGGCAGGTTGAGGGAACGGATGACGAACACGTCGAGGCCGCCGTCGTGGAGGACCTTCGGGATGTCGTAGATGCTCGGGGCGTCGACGCAGGAGACGACGGCGTCGGTCTCGACGTCGCAGGCGCCGGCGATCTTCGACCGGATCGAATCCGGCAGTTCGCGGTCGGAGCGCAGCACGATCGCATCGGGCTGGATGCCGATGGAGCGCAGGGTGGCCACCGAGTGCTGGGTCGGCTTCGTCTTCAGTTCTCCGGAGGGCCCGAGGTAGGGCACGAGGGAGACGTGGATGAAGAACACGTTGTCCCGGCCGATGTCGTGACGGACCTGACGGGCCGCTTCGAGGAAGGGCTGCGATTCGATGTCGCCGACGGTGCCGCCGATCTCGGTGATGATGACGTCAGGACGGTCCGCCTCGGGGCGTTCGGCCTGAGCACGCATCCGCGCTTTGATCTCATCGGTGATGTGCGGGATGACCTGCACGGTGTCGCCGAGGTAGGCACCACGACGTTCCTTCGCGATGACCGAGGAGTAGACCTGACCGGTCGTGACGTTCGCAGCTCCGTCGAGGTCGTTGTCGAGGAAGCGCTCGTAGTGGCCGATGTCGAGGTCGGTCTCGGCGCCGTCCTCGGTGACGAAGACCTCGCCGTGCTGGAAGGGATTCATCGTGCCGGGATCCACGTTGAGGTAGGGATCCAGCTTCTGCATGGCGACCGTGAGGCCGCGCTGGGTGAGCAGGTGCCCGAGACTCGAGGCCGTCAGTCCCTTGCCCAACGAAGAGGCGACGCCTCCCGTGACGAAGATGTGCTTTGCCGTATGTGTGCCGCCAGGGCCAGTTCGATTCACCACGGAATTTGATTCTATCAAAGACCGGCCGCCGAATCCGAGGCAGATTCGGCTTCGGCGTAGAGATCGAGCAGGGTCGTCGATATCGCGGCCCCGTTGTTGACGTCGATGACCCGCTTCTTCGCGGCCACCGCGGAGGTGCCGCGCCCGGCTGGGTCGTCGAGAAGATGATTGATCTCACTCAGCAGCGCGTCCGTGTCGTCGGCGGCGACGCCCTTCGCGGCCTCACCCCAGATGCCGGCGCGACGTTCGCTGCCGATGAAGACGGCGGGCCTCGACAGCTGCATGAGATCCTCATGGCTCAACCCGGTCATCGTCTCGCTGGCGATGACGAGGTCAGCCGCGGCGGCCACATCGACGAGGTCGCCGGCCGGTGCGACGATGACGCCGCGGTCGGAGAACTCCCGCGCGATCGTCGACCGGTCCTTGCCGGTGCCGGTGAGCACCGTGACGACCTTGCGGTCGGGTCGGCGCCTGTTGATCTGGTCGGCGGCGTCGAGGACGGTTGCCAGGGCCGTGTGGTCGCGCAGGGCGATGGGGCTGGCGATCATCCAGGTGCCCTCGCCGATGCCGAGTTCACGGCGCACCTCGGCGCGCGGGGTGCGCACTGTGAGGTCGACGTCGATGTCCGGGTGAACGAGTTCGGCGCGTTCGACGATCGGGACCTTCCCGCCGAAGTAGTCGACGACGGGTTCGGTGGTGCCGAGCACCGCGGTGGCCGTACGGCCGACGATCTCGGCCCCGGTCTTCTCGATGACGTTCGCTGCGTCGAAGGACTCGATCGTGGCGACGACCTTCGGGTGCAGGCGGGCGGGCAGTCCGGTGAAGGCGAGTCCGGCGAGGGTGGCTGCGTGCAGGCCGTGCGCATGGACGACGTCGACGTGCTGGTAGTACTTGTGAAGAGTGAAGGCGGTGTTCGGGTCGGCCATCGTGAAGCGTCGGCGTGCCGCGAGCTCGATCTCGCGGAATTCGCCGGCGAGCTCCTCGGGGACTCCGAACGTGCCGAGCAGTGACCGGTGGGCGGCGACGGCGACCTTGTATCCGGCCTTGAGATGACCGAGTACGGCGAGCTTCGCCACTTCGACGACCGGTCCAGTGGTTTCGGCGAGCACGTGCAGAATCCTCGTGTCTGCGCTCAGTGTTCTGACCTCGCCGGATTCACTCATTTCCTCATCCTCTACTTTCGTTCGACGCTGGTTCTAGCCTACCCGGGCGGGCCCGAGTTCCGTGTATAGGTTCACCAGTTCTTCGGCGACGTCCTTCTCATCCGGAAGCTCGGCTCCCCGAGATGCCGCGCGTCGGCCGAGTTCGGCCCGGCGGGCAGGGTCGACGGCGAGTTCGGCGACGGCTTCGGCCAGGGCCCGATCGTCGTCGTCCGCGACGAGGATGCCCGCATCGCCGACGAGTTCGGGAGTGCCTCCCGTGGCGGTGGCAACGATCGCCTTGCCCGCCTTCAGCGCCTCCTGCAGCACGAGGGCGCGCGCCTCCCATACGCTTGTGAGCACGTAGACATCGGCTGCCGCGGCGAGTTCGGCCACATCGTCGCGGGCGCCGAGGAAGTGCAGGGCAGGAATCGCCGAGGCGGCGCTGAGCTGGTCGTATTGGGCGCGGACCTCGGTGAGCACCGATTCGTCGGCGGCACCGGCGACGAGCACGACCACCGAGGCGGAATGGGCCTGTCCGTCGGCCCGTCCGGTTCCGGCTGAGGCCTCCCCTTCGCCGAGGCGGCCGAGGGCGCGGATGAGCATCGGGTAGTTCTTCTGCGGTGCCACGCGTCCGACGGCAAGCACGATGAGCGCACCCTCGTCGAAGCCGTAGTCGGCGGCGAGAGCGGCGCGGGTGGCAGCGGCCGCCTCGGCGGGGATGTGCTCGACCTGCGGAGCCGCGGCCGGGAGGAAACGGGCATTGTGGGCGCCGAGCTGTCGCGCCCGGTCGACGAGGTCGGTGCTCGCGCCGAGCACGAGGTCGGCGCCGCGGGCGAGCATCGTCTCGACCTGCGTCTCCACCTTGCCCCGCATGCCCTGTCCGCTGGCCTGGTTGTGCAGGCTGAGGACGAAACGGGGGCGGGACCGCAGTGTGCGCAGGGTCAGGAGGGTGATGAGTCCGGCGCGGAATCCGTGGGCGTGGACGATGTCGGGGGCGAAGCTGCGCAGCAGCGTGCGCTGGCGGCGGACGAGGGCGGCGTCGCCGACCCCGATGCCGGTGCCGAGTTCGAGGACGGCGAAGCGGACTCCCGGCAGCAGCGAGAAGCCGAAGTGTTCGTCGGTGGCGGCGGGACCGATCACGCCGATCTCGTGCCCGGCGGCGGTCAGCTCGCGGGCCAGGGCCCTGACGTGGGTGCCGACTCCCCCGGTGGAGGTGCCGATGACGAAGACGATCCTCATGAGTCTCCCTCCCTGTCGTCTCGGGTGTGCGGGTTGTTGGCGGTACCTGTCGAGTGTTCCCTATCCGTCCCGGGTTCGGTGGCCGTCCCTGCCCCGGGTTCCGTACCTGCCCCGGGTTCCGCGACGGGATGGTGCGCGATGTCTGTGCCCTCTTCGGTCACGGGGTTCTGACCGCCGTCACCGCGGTTGCGGTCGGCGAGCAGTCCGCGGATCTCTCTGAGGAACCCGTGGTCGATGACGAGGACGATGACCCCGAAGATCACGCAGCCGAGCAGCGCGGCGACGACTCCGGCGATGACCGCCGAGGATGCCGAGTTGTCGAGCAGTCCGCCGAGCCACTGCGAGGTGACGATGCCTGCGGCACCGGCGACGATGGCCGCACCGAGGGCGAGCAGACCGCGCCGCCCGACCCTGGCGATGCCGGTGGGTCCGAGCACGCGGCGGATGGACACGAGCAGGAAACCGCCGGCCACGGTCATCCCGAGCACGTAGCCGCAGCAGATGGCGACCAGCGTCAGGCCGGGGTCACCGTTGGCGTCAGTGATGAGGATGGCGACGATCATGCCGACGATGACGAGGATCCACCCGGTGGTCGTGGCCGCTGCAGAATGGCGTGAGCGCTCCACGGCGTAGAAGACCCGGGTGCCCCAGGCGACGAACGACCAGCCGGGCACGGCCAAGGCCATGACCATGATGGCGCGGGCCATCGAGTCGAAGGGCACGGAGGCGACGTCCTTGGCCGCGTCGATCGCGGTGAAGAAGATCTGCAGGGGCCCGGCGGCTGAGAGCAGGATGACTGCCCCGAGTCCGCCGATGGTGAGAATGAGGGCGGTCGTCGTCGACGTCACGGCGCGCAGTCGGGTTCCTGCCTCGGCACGGTCGTGCTCGGTCGCCTCGGGGTCGGTGGACCGTCCGACCCAGGTCGACAGCGTCGGGAACATCACGGTGGCCACCGGTACAGCGAGGACCGCATACGGCAGGAGGTAGACGGCGTTGATGTAGCTGAAGAGGACGAAGGTGCCTTTGCCGCCCGAATGATTCGACAGAGTCAGGGTGGCAAGCACTGCCGCCTGCTGTGCGAGCAGGGCAGCCATTCCGGCGCCGGCGAGGCGGAGAGCACGGCGGCCGACTCCGGGAGGGAACGAATAGGTGGGGCGCAGGGTGAGGCCGGTCGTCGACATCGGAAGCGCCAACGGTAGGGCGAGTGCGGCAACGCCGAGGGTGGTGCCCCAGCCCAGCCAGCCGAGGTGAGTCTGCCACGTGTCATCATTGCCGCCGACGGCGCTGTAGGCGATGTAGCAGCCGATGACGACGAGGCTGGACAGCAGCGGGGCGAAGGCCGGCCAGAGGAACTTCCGGTGCGCTTGGAGTACACCCGTGAGCACGGCGCCGATGCCGTAGAGGACGAGCTGCGGGGAGAACATCAGCAGCAGCTGCGCGGTCGCGTGGAGCTCGGTGTCGGTGGACTTCGCGTCGACGAGGAGGCTCGCGATGGGCTCGGCGAAGACCGCGAGCAGGATCGACAGCGGCAGCGTCACCGACACCGCCCAGGTCAGCAGTCCTGAGGCGATCCGTCCGGCCGTGGCACGATCTGAGCGGGCCAGCGGGATCGCCAGCAGCGGGATGACGGCCCCGGCCAAGGCTCCGCCCGCGACGACCTCGAAGAGAATGTTCGGAACCTGGTTCGCGCTCTGGTAGGCGGTGCCGACGGTGCCGGCGCCGACGGTCGGAGAGAACACCAACCAGCGGAGGAACCCGACGAGTCGGGTGAGCAGGGTGATGATCGAGACGAGCAGCGCCGTGGAGGCGAGGACTCGGACGAGCCTGCTCACACGCCCTCGCGGCCGAAGGAGTCGATCTCCCGCAGTCCGGGGGTCGACTCGATGACTGAGGTGAAGGAGACCTTTTCGCTGGCCAGGGTCAGTCCGGCGAGGACGGCGAGGATGATCCGGCGCTGTCCTGGGCTCGCGGTCTCGGCGAGGATCGTGCCGATCGCCGCACCCAGGGCGTTGGCTCCGGTGTCGCCGAGCATGACCTCACCGGCCAGGTCGTCCG includes the following:
- the scpB gene encoding SMC-Scp complex subunit ScpB; this translates as MIDDEVLAGIEAVLMITDSAVTADELATSLGLDEDTVLEAIAELKADYDGDENHRQRGFEIRHVAGGFRIFSRGDYHEVVKDFLTSGQSAKLSQAALETLAVIAYRQPISRPRIAAIRGVSVDGVIRTLLLRGLIVEAGKEASTSALLYATTPQFLDTMGMNSIDDLPDIAPYLPEDADVAELGAEDTEVLAEIDSDLDDLPAISNAQDTGIAEDTGDDLPAERAEMSRADD
- a CDS encoding segregation and condensation protein A; the protein is MNDVVTAGSEVVSPESDAAVDGDAAEAPTQGFQVSLENFSGPFDLLLGLISKRRLDVTEIALAEVTDEFLAYTTELKDRANLAEISQFLLVAATLLDLKVARLLPHEEGEEVLDLELLEARDLLFARLLQYKAYKSVSGYLAEAMAAGSIRAPRDVGLEAEFQDVLPPLELNIGPGELAGIFATVLQRDHTPPSVAVDHIHLPLVSVSEQRGHILGLLRVGEVDFTDLLETSENTLVVVARFLALLELFKVGLCDFDQAEPLGRLLIHRTEMSEDGVDLRTEGDWSGDEDGDGAHDADDDEGDDA
- a CDS encoding ParA family protein, giving the protein MNTQEALDIPQQRTAEEPQDFPEPAPLDSHGPARIIAMVNQKGGVGKTTSSINLGASLAAYGRKMLLVDFDPQGALSVGLGLNPYDLDISVYNLLMNPRLDPHEVIVETDFEDIDILPANIDLSAAEVQLVGEVAREQVLARALQKVADEYDVILIDCQPSLGLLTVNALTAAHGVVIPLETEFFALRGVALLVETIEKVQDRLNPSLEIDGILATMFDSRTLHSKEVMSRVTEAFGDKVFETVINRTVKFPDASVAAEPITSFAPKHAGSEAYRRLARELIARGGAP
- the xerD gene encoding site-specific tyrosine recombinase XerD, with translation MARHGAELLPGDLPEGLRRGFESYLNSLRFERGLSRNSIDAYARDLARYGTWLTEEGIGSLGEVERATVEGYALHLLDSGLAPRSRARALVAVRRFHTFAVAENLTPTDPASEVSPPQEGLRLPKALGLDDIEAMLATTAGEEPTQIRAAALLELLYATGARISEAVGVDLDDVDLDSGLVRLYGKGGKERIVPFGSHAARAVGAWVSRVRPSMAAKAKSSSAGALFLNARGTRLSRVSAWQIVKDAAEAAKIGGEVSPHTFRHSFATHLLEGGADIRVVQELLGHASVTTTQIYTKVSEETLREVYATSHPRAR
- a CDS encoding NUDIX domain-containing protein: MSELHDEPYDPAITASEIAYHGAVWDIRRETFDLPEAPGLVRDLMAHTGAVGVAVVDDEQRILLVQQYRHPVRARLWEVPAGLLDVPGEDPWDAAKRELVEEADLTADHWQVLSDSCLTPGGSSETLRLYLARGLHDVPEADRHQRSEEEAGFRFRWVSIDDALEAVVAGRITNAIAQLAILQVSRILRAEATGTPVQLRAVDAPRLLVDGRPEFGRGAEVDTTGPARPGED
- a CDS encoding CTP synthase, with amino-acid sequence MIESNSVVNRTGPGGTHTAKHIFVTGGVASSLGKGLTASSLGHLLTQRGLTVAMQKLDPYLNVDPGTMNPFQHGEVFVTEDGAETDLDIGHYERFLDNDLDGAANVTTGQVYSSVIAKERRGAYLGDTVQVIPHITDEIKARMRAQAERPEADRPDVIITEIGGTVGDIESQPFLEAARQVRHDIGRDNVFFIHVSLVPYLGPSGELKTKPTQHSVATLRSIGIQPDAIVLRSDRELPDSIRSKIAGACDVETDAVVSCVDAPSIYDIPKVLHDGGLDVFVIRSLNLPFRDVDWTKWDWVLERVHNPSREVTIGIVGKYIDLPDAYLSVTEALRHGGFANDAKVKVRWIQSDECDTPAGAKKALAGLDAICVPGGFGIRGIEGKLGALEYTRTHGIPTLGLCLGLQCMVVEYARNVAGIEGASSSEFDPETTVPVIATMAEQLSIVEGEGDLGGTMRLGTYEAKLVEGSVVAGVYGDTTISERHRHRYEVNNTYRDELAEAGLTFSGTSPNGELVEFVELNQETHPFYVSTQAHPELKSRPTSPHPLFAGLVAAALERQ
- a CDS encoding glycosyltransferase family 4 protein, with protein sequence MSESGEVRTLSADTRILHVLAETTGPVVEVAKLAVLGHLKAGYKVAVAAHRSLLGTFGVPEELAGEFREIELAARRRFTMADPNTAFTLHKYYQHVDVVHAHGLHAATLAGLAFTGLPARLHPKVVATIESFDAANVIEKTGAEIVGRTATAVLGTTEPVVDYFGGKVPIVERAELVHPDIDVDLTVRTPRAEVRRELGIGEGTWMIASPIALRDHTALATVLDAADQINRRRPDRKVVTVLTGTGKDRSTIAREFSDRGVIVAPAGDLVDVAAAADLVIASETMTGLSHEDLMQLSRPAVFIGSERRAGIWGEAAKGVAADDTDALLSEINHLLDDPAGRGTSAVAAKKRVIDVNNGAAISTTLLDLYAEAESASDSAAGL
- a CDS encoding glycosyltransferase family 4 protein, coding for MRIVFVIGTSTGGVGTHVRALARELTAAGHEIGVIGPAATDEHFGFSLLPGVRFAVLELGTGIGVGDAALVRRQRTLLRSFAPDIVHAHGFRAGLITLLTLRTLRSRPRFVLSLHNQASGQGMRGKVETQVETMLARGADLVLGASTDLVDRARQLGAHNARFLPAAAPQVEHIPAEAAAATRAALAADYGFDEGALIVLAVGRVAPQKNYPMLIRALGRLGEGEASAGTGRADGQAHSASVVVLVAGAADESVLTEVRAQYDQLSAASAIPALHFLGARDDVAELAAAADVYVLTSVWEARALVLQEALKAGKAIVATATGGTPELVGDAGILVADDDDRALAEAVAELAVDPARRAELGRRAASRGAELPDEKDVAEELVNLYTELGPARVG
- the murJ gene encoding murein biosynthesis integral membrane protein MurJ, encoding MSRLVRVLASTALLVSIITLLTRLVGFLRWLVFSPTVGAGTVGTAYQSANQVPNILFEVVAGGALAGAVIPLLAIPLARSDRATAGRIASGLLTWAVSVTLPLSILLAVFAEPIASLLVDAKSTDTELHATAQLLLMFSPQLVLYGIGAVLTGVLQAHRKFLWPAFAPLLSSLVVIGCYIAYSAVGGNDDTWQTHLGWLGWGTTLGVAALALPLALPMSTTGLTLRPTYSFPPGVGRRALRLAGAGMAALLAQQAAVLATLTLSNHSGGKGTFVLFSYINAVYLLPYAVLAVPVATVMFPTLSTWVGRSTDPEATEHDRAEAGTRLRAVTSTTTALILTIGGLGAVILLSAAGPLQIFFTAIDAAKDVASVPFDSMARAIMVMALAVPGWSFVAWGTRVFYAVERSRHSAAATTTGWILVIVGMIVAILITDANGDPGLTLVAICCGYVLGMTVAGGFLLVSIRRVLGPTGIARVGRRGLLALGAAIVAGAAGIVTSQWLGGLLDNSASSAVIAGVVAALLGCVIFGVIVLVIDHGFLREIRGLLADRNRGDGGQNPVTEEGTDIAHHPVAEPGAGTEPGAGTATEPGTDREHSTGTANNPHTRDDREGDS